The genomic window tttcttgaaagaaaaagtaCTGAACTAAGAATTATGAGTTCTATCTAGGTTCTGCCACAAACTAGTTAAGCCACACTCTCACTGGGTCCATTTTTTTAACCACAGAATGAGTTTATTTTAGACTGATGAATCTCAAACTTTGTTGCAAAAACATTACTTCTGCAAAATGTTCATGTATGACTTGTGACATAAGGGTTTTATCGTCCAGTAAATTTGGGACCCATGTCTCCCTCTTGGAGATTCATAATAACACACGTTAGAGGCTCTGAGAAATCCTGCAGTGAGGACATAAACctctttctaatattttttgcatttaatttgatgatggaaatctttttttttttttttcatgaaaacttTTACTTAGGTCACTTTTACTTAGGTCTTAAGTTTCTTCCTCATTTCAACAACTTTTAAGTGTTTAAGTCATAAATTAGAACATGAGGCTCCCTCTGAAATCACCTTCACATCAGCATTAGCTTCTAACACCCTTAAACTTGCTTCTGAGAGTATTCCCACATCCACTTGACAGGGCTGGGATAGTTATAACTAGATTCTGTTGGCAGTCATCAACCCTATTGCTCAAAGGATCAGGACAGGTTGGGTCTCGCCTAAGACTGAGGTGCCCAGATAACTGAATCCCCTCCAAACTGAGACCCTCCTAGAATCCTCTTTCCTTCTCAAGGAGAAAGGTTATGCTTCCCTTTCTCCTGAAGCCCCCTCAGTTCTCCAGTGGATTGCAGCAGGGCTTTGTGCAATCTAAACCAGCTTCTTCTtacatgtgtgctgctgctgctgctaagtcgcttcagtcgtgtctgactctgtgcaaccccatagacagcagcccaccaggctcccccatccctgggattctccaggcaagaacactggagtgggttgccatttccttttccagtgcatgaaagtgaaaagtgaaagtgaagttgctcagtcgtgtctgactactagcgaccccgtggactgcagcctaccaggctcctccgtccatgggattttccaggcaagagtactggagtggggtgccattgccttctccgacatgtgTACAGTCTCTCAATTGCTATGAATGAATCTTTAGATAAGCacttgaaagaaaaatgagtcaTATATTTGCAGACTTCCAGATGACATCATCTAGTCCAGGATGATGAATATATGTCATATACGCAGTCACTATCCCCTCCCTCACCGCATACAGACATTGTTAATCTAGCATGATGTTCTTTCTTGCAGAGGACAGAATCCTTCTTAATGCAGTTCTCCAGGGAGTCCCAATCAATCAGTCGATATTGGTACATGATTGAAAACTAGTAGCCATCTctaaggaaaaggggatggcaccccatcccatggacggaggagcctggtaggctgcagcccatgaggtccctaagagtcggacatgactgagtgacttcaccttcacttttcactttcacgcattggagaaggaaatggcaacccactccagtgttcttgcctggagaatcccagggacgggggagcctggtgggctgccatctatggggtcgcacagagtcgaacacgactgaagtgacttagcagcagcagcagcagcagccatttctAATCTAGTTCCAACTTTCATTGTATAGAAGGGAAAACTGAATCCCAGAGAAGAGATTTTCTAAAGGTCACAGAATCAGCTGAGTCTTGAAAAGGGTCATAAATAGAATAATTTTGCCTACGCATACAGCCAATTAATAGAAAGAGTTGATGCGGAACTTACTACCTCAAAGCCCTTAGAGCTGCAGTTAGAAAAAGCCTGGGGCTAGATCTGCCTTACTCTCTTTGGGCTTCCGAGAACCAACCTCCCTCTAGAAGATCAGAATCTATTGATAACTTAAACTCTTAACAAAGGATACTGATCTAGGCTTCTGACAGACCCCCATGTAGTTTTCTGAGATTTCCCAAAGTAACTTTCAGGAGCATCGCCCATGACTGtacccctctttcacttttcttaaggattcttcttctttctcttctgccaCTAGTGACCTAAAGCTTCAGAAAAATCCCAAGTGACATCTGTCTTTTCTTAGGGGAAAGTTAGTCGATTGTAGAGCCAGAAGCCATTCATCACAGAGAACACAGCAATTGAAGACAGAGCCATGAGCTGCCCAGGCCACTGCTCAAGACTTGGCCTTGAGGTTGTCCTAGAACCTTGTGGAATCCAAACCCAAGGTGGAAGCCCCAGTACAGCTAACTCCTCACCCTGGGTTAAGTTAAAAGCATAGGGACACTGGTAGCCTTGGGCTCGAATCCCAACTCTGCCTTCTAGCAGCATCGAACTTCTCTGACTTTCAGCCTGCTCACCTGCAAAAGGAAgggtaataataatatttatctctTAAGATTGGTGGGAAATTTAATGAGATGATCTGGCAAAGCAtaaagtaggtgctcaataaatggcagtTTCCACTAGAATGACTATGACTGACTCATGATACATCAGGGAAAGCAATGATCCTTTTCTATAAGAAGTGAGAGGAGAGGGAGCTCCCTGACGGTCCAGCAGTTAGTACTCACTGCTTtccctgttcaatccctggttgagggaACTTAGATCCATGTGTGGCTTGGCCAAAAAAGACAAAGCAGAGGGACTTCACTGGGCatcttccctggcagttcagtggttaagactctgcacttccaatgaatggggcacaggttcaacccctggtgggggaactaagctcccacaggccatgtggtgcagccaaaatttttcttttaaaaattaaagacaatgaAGAAGAAGGAGAGGGAAGACTCAGGCTGTAGACATGTGTCCTGAATGTCTAGTACACATTGGATGTGATAAGACAACTCTGTTGTTGGTAACAAGGCTCCATGAGGCAAAAAGGCACCGTCTTGTTGCCGCTGGATCTGATTAAAAAACTGACTTTGCCTAATCAACCAAAGAAATCTCTTATTTCAGGCTGAAACAAGGTTTTGGTGGCAGCTGCATGGCCTCAGCCTGTGTATTAACGGCTCCAAAAGAGGACGGCCATCCTCCTAATCTCTCACTTGTCTTTCCCAGGCACGTCCACGGTAGTCTGCAAGCCTATAGTCATTGAAACTCAGCTCTATGTCATTGTGGCCCAGCTGTTTGGCGGCTCTCACATCTATAAGCGAGACagctttgcaaataaattcataaaaatcCAGGATATTGAAATCCTCAAAATCCGAAAACCCAATGACATTGAAACATTCAAGATTGAAAACAACTGGTACTTCGTTGTGGCTGACAGTTCAAAAGCTGGTTTCACTACCATTTATAAATGGAACGGAAATGGATTCTACTCCCATCAATCTTTACATGCATGGTACAGGGATACTGATGTGGAATATCTAGAAATAGCCAGAACACCTCAGACTCTCAGAACGCCTCATTTAATACTGTCCAGTAGTTCCCAGCGTCCTGTCATTTATCAGTGGAACAAGGCAATACAATTATTCACTAACCAAACTGACATCCCTAACATGGAGGATGTATATGCTGTTAAGCACTTCTCAGTGAAAGGCGACGTGTACATTTGCTTGACGAGATTCATTGGTGATTCCAAAGTAATGAAATGGGGAGGCTCCTCATTTCAGGATATTCAGAGGATGCCATCACGAGGATCCATGGTGTTCCAGCCTCTTCAGATAAATAACTATCAATATGCAATTCTTGGAAGTGATTATTCCTTTACTCAAGTGTATAACTGGGATGCAGAAAAAGCCAAATTTGTGAAATTTCAGGAATTAAATGTTCAGGCACCAAGATCATTCACGCATGTGTCCATTAATAAACgcaattttctttttgcttccagTTTTAAGGGAAACACACAGATTTACAAACATGTCATAGTTGACTTAAGCGCATGACACACCAACTTCTGTGGCTGCCATCAGTAACTTTCTACAGTACATGATCCGGATGAACTCAAATGCATGATGACTCTTCTTTTCACACTTGCAAATGAATGCCTTTCACACATTGAGACTGCTAAAACCAAGCACTACCCGTATCTCCATCCTTACCTGTCCAGTCCAGTGGTGTGGGAAGTTACCTTTTATAAGACAAAACTGAATTGTGTAACTGTTCTTTGCAGTGAAGATGTGTAAATAAGCGTTTAATGGTATCTGTTACtccaaaaagaaatatgaatatgtacttttccatttatttattcatgtgttCAGAAACAACTgccaaataaaatgtttacattttctttcatatCCCAAAGGTAATTATTTACAGGAGTTATTTTATTCTTGGCGATAGTATATTGAGTAAAGAGTTTTATACAGTGGGGTTATATTTGGATTGAGAATTTATACAGTAAATAATGATTGAAGATGAACATTCATATTGATTGCCTATCATTTATTATCGGGTTGATCAGCTGAGTTTGAACATTCAAACGTGTCTCTAAAGCTCATGGCTTTGGGGAACACTTTGGGGTGAAATAGTGACAAATGGAAGAAGAGtagacaaatttgcctgttacaagATGGCTAATTAGACAGTTAGGCCCATCCTTTCCTATCTGATAGCTCCAGCTATAAACATCATTTGGAGAATTTATAGAAGCTAAATTCAagattttggatttttaaaacctTCTTCAGGGACTTCTAAATGTCTGACTCTCGAATCACCTGACAGCTGACAGAGATTGTAACCTTACAGCACTGGCATCAGACGTATCTGCTACAAAGGCCTCAATCTGACCAAGGATGCTTTGCTTCCAGACGTCAGTTCTGGCACGTTACTGACATCCTGCTGAGTGCCCACAAGGCTCAGATCTGACTTTCTAAATTCCTGCTCCTGGATCACATGGTATGTTAGCACTCAGCACGATGCCTTTGATAGAGTACGTTCTCAAAAACTACTTTTGAAGATGCACATGTTATAAACTTAATAATAAACGTCACAAGGCCCTTTGGTCTCATCAGtcatatttactgagtacctactaatGGGGTGTCTTTTCTGTGGTTTGGGGAGGAAAACTGAGGAATAGAGCATAGTCCTTGACCTGTGGGGCCTTAGAAGACTAACAGGGTGATTAGGACACAAAAAACTACAGAATAAGCTGTGAGTGCCAAATATCACCTAAGCATTCTGATTTTAAGTATCAAAGGAGTGTCCAAGATGAGTTCCTGGAAGAAGTGGTCCTTGTTCGAACATAAAGGGAATAGATGATTTCAAAAGGGAATCTGGGCAGAGGAGATATTCTTGGCATGATTTGGTTCTGTGTGCTGCCTTTATGGAGGGGATCAGAGCTTCTTCTGGCTTACTGTTCCTCAGACTCTCTTGCTGAATGACTAGAGGGGCAGGTGCGTAGACAGCAACTCTGGCAGCATGTATCTGGCAAATTTGAGGCATTAAAGGTACACATAATAGTTACATAGTCTCTGGGAAGCAACACCTTGGGGAGTTATCCATAGGAATAAGATTCCTTTACCACATGGGGAAGATATCAACTCTGACATCAGGGTTACGGGGGGATGAGAAGAAGACTCACCCACTCCCAATCCCGCACATAGGGAGATCTGGCCTTCGAATGTCTGactttctttgttcctttgtcCGATAAGCAGCACATGTATGTtagggggggcttccctggtggtgctagtggtaaagaacatgcaggagacttaagactcgcaggttcgatccctgagtcaggaagattccctggaggagggcatgccaacccactccagtattcttgcctagagaatcccatggatagaggagcctggcaggttacagtccatggtgttgctaagagttggacacaactgaagcaacttagcatgcaccacTCTGTTAGACAACACCTGCTTGGTACTGATTGGGTTTAAGTCCTGTCCTGTCATGTACTGGCTTTGTCCACAGGCAAGTTACATGAGCTTGctgagcctcggtttcttcatctgtaaggaCAACGATGCCTACTCCAAGGACAACagaaggattaaatgaaacaagGCACACATGGTGAATTGAATTTTACAAATATGGCCACAACGATATTTCCCATCCTACATGCTCTATGAGAACCTTGCCGTAACCCCATCAAGACATGATGCCTAGTTTCTTGATCCTTCCATCTGGATGGCCTGGTGACTGATAAAATGTAGTGGAAATGATGCAGTTTGACTTTTGAAGTGAAGTCATAAAAACAATGAAGCGTCTGCCTTGTGAACTGGGAGGATCTCTTTTGGAGGCCTGAGCTGCTGCATACAAAGTCCTATTAGCCCAAGGCCACCACTCTGAGGAAGCCTAAGCTTTGGTCAACAGCCCCAGATGAGGTCTCAGCCAACTGCCACATCAGCCACCACTTTTGTGAGCGAAGATATCAGCTCTCAGCTGTCAAGTCACCACAGACTGGCAAATATTCTCAACTGAAGATCCAGAAATCATGGAGCAGAGACAAGCCATTCCTATGATGCTCTgtccaaattcctgacccacagtaTCTATGAGCataataaaatcattattttaaaaagccaagttttggggtgactttttAGCAGCAATAGTCAGAATAGCACATGACGTGCTTAGCAGAGAACAGCACAAagcggtaaagactccacctgcaatgcaggagacacaggagacaagagtttgatccctgggttgggaagatcccctggaagaggaaatggcaacccactccagtattcttgcctgggaaatcctctggacagaggaacctggcaggctacagtccacagagttgcaaagagtcggacacgactgaagcagctgagcacgcgAGTACCAGTTATTACTAGTGGGCCCCACACCCAGAATATTGTCTGCTTTGGAGTCGTGTTCTACCTTATTGCCTCGATGTAATTCTAAATTCATTTCTAAAGGCTACCTCCTGTTTTCTATATGTTAATGGTGTTCAGACTCTGCCAGGCACTCTGCTGACTTCAGAGATGCAGAGACTTTGGATCTAGATTCTGGCCATTTGCTTTAATAGAGGCATTGATTATTTAAGTCAGCAAAGAAACTGTCTATTTTACCTCGAAACTGAGACCCACAGATGTGAAGCAAGTTAcaacccaggcctcctgacccTCAGCCCAGTCCTTTCTCCATTACATGGTGCTACCTTTCAAAATCTAACCCTCTGATTGGAACCTGGGGTtgcagatggggagggaggtgaggaatGAGGAGGCTGACTGAGAATATAAATTCAAGAAAGACTGAGAAGAAGGACATGTGGTCAGATCCACTCTTGCAGGAATCGACTTTTCTGAGAGCTTCGCTCTCTCCCTGTACCCCTCATCTACCCTGTACTATGCAACTGGGTCATTTATACCCAGCCGTAAATGATTGAACACCTAAATCCCAATCTAAGCTGGGCTGGCTCAGCCTGAGccaatccctcctccctcctggatATTTGGAACTACAGCAGCAGAGTCTGAGTCAATTTGTCCCAGGCACCATACCTGTAAGGGGATGATCTTAAATCATGTTCCCTTGAAGCAGGGGGATTTACTGAAGGAGTGCTCTtaggtaaaggacagggaggagtACAGGGCAGGCAAGATGTAAAGATGTACTTTCAGGAGAAGTCTAGCTTCAGCCTGAACCCAAGGGGATCTCTAAAGCATGAATGAATTGTACCACAGAGTGTGTTCTGCCTTGAGGCAAGGAGGGTGGACATTTATATCCCCCATCTGATGATCAGTGACCAAAGAATGTGGGGGCATAACCTCTCAGGCATCTCCAGCTGAGAAGTTTCCAGTTGGCTAAGGGCAATCTTCCAGAGATGGGAACCAATGTGAGCAGCCATGCTACAGGATGAGTTCACCAACCTAGCAAAGGGCATCTGGGTGGGTAACCAAAACCATATGCTACAACGATGGTGTTTGAGGCCCCACTCCAGTTTGGAGCAGCCACAGTGGTCTACAAACCAGAACAgcagaggagaagagaatgaagcCGAAGCACAGAAAGAAGCAGGAGTGAGAAACTACATAGtctgagggagagagggagggagaggaaaaagaagggaagaagagagaaggggtaagaaaagggaaagggaaaagaagagagcagaaagggagggagggaactttcctagtggtccagtggttaggaatctgccttgcaatgcaggcaacacgggttcaatccctggttggagaactaagatcccacatgccattttgagcaactaagcctgtgggctgcagtcacCGAGCCCAAGCACTCTGGAGCCaccgtgccacaactagagagtccgtgtGCCCACTGAAAGGTCCTGTGGGATGCAAGAAAGACCCTGTATGCTGCATCTAAGACCCAACACAAATAAACCAATTAAAAGGAAGGGCAGAGAGAGAATGGGAAGAAGCCTGGGAGGGTTGGAGTCCCAGCTTGGGTCACCTGAGAACCAGACTCTGAGAAGTTAAGTATTAGGTAGTACCTTGGAGACCAACACTTGGAAGGGAGAAGGAATTAGGATTTGGCAAAGAGAGCCACTGAATTGTGATGCAGTTCTAACACAAGCAACCCTGTAGGAAGCTCTAGAGCTGAGATGTCCTTTCCCAAGTTGGACCAAGGGGATCAGACCTTTATATCTCTATCAGAGGTGTGCTGTCCCTGGAAGAAAGCATGGCCTTAGTGAGGCTGGTTTTTTTTTCAGCCAAGGCAATCCTCAAAGAGGGCAGACGGTAGAGACCCATCTTCTGGTAGTAGTTCCAGAAGCTGGGGAAATAAGTCATTTATTCCTGAATGGGGATCTAGGCAGCACAACACAGCCTCCACCCCAGAGGGAGGCAGATGAAGAAGgctgtgggagaggggagggagtgaGGCACCCTTATTCCTAGTGATTGCCCATTTTCCACTCCATCCCTCATGAGATCCAATGGTGTTGTTCCCTGCTATTGAATTCCTTGAGATACTCCTGTAGCCTTCTATTAACAAGCcactacatacatacacacacatacacattttgttttatattacttTATGTGGCTTTCTGTACTCgtcacaaaattattttcaactaAGTCAGAACACTTAGGCACAATGTACTATCATGTAGATACGATGGCAAGTACTAGatatttctgtctcttttctttctgctactTATAGGTATACCTACACCTATGGACACAGAAAGTTCAATTTCATTGAAAAAGTTTATTGACCACCTACTATGTGCAAAACACTATGGTATACAACTCAAAGCAAAAATGAGCAAGAAATTGTCCCTACACTTAAAGGATTTGCATACCACTGGGGcttatttctgtgatattgaatggtttgccttggaaactaacagagatcattttgtcctttttgagattgcatccaagtactgcattttggactcttttgttgaccatgatggctactccatttcttctaaggtattcctgcccgcagtagtagatataatggtcatctgagttaaattcacccattccagtccattttagttcactgattcctagaatgtcgacgttcactcttgccatctcctgtttgaccacttccaattcgccttgattcatggacctgagatcccaggttcctatgcaatattgcgctttacagcattggaccttgcttctatcaccagtcacatccacagctgggtattctttttgctttggctccatcccttcattctttctggagttatttctcaactgatctccagtagcatattgggcacctactgtccTGGGGAGCTCCACttccagtatcctatcattttgccttttcatactgttcgtggggttctcaaggcaagaatactgaagtggtttgccattcccttctccagtggaccacattctgtcagacctctccaccatgacccgcccgtcttgggttgccccacgggcatggcttaatttcattgagttagacaaggctgtggtcctagtgtgattagattgactagttttctgtgagtatggtttcagtgtgtctgccctctgatgccctcttgcaacacctaccatctcacttgggtttctcttaccttggaggagggctaTCTCCTCAACAtagcccctcctgaccttgacgtggaatagctcctctaggaccTCCTACCcccacgcagccactgctccttggacgtggggtagctcctccaggCCGCGGCCCTGGCCTAggggtggggtagctcctctcctcCATTCCTGtgctgtcgcagcctggcactctcggccgctgccccctgacctcggacgtggggtagctcctcttggctgccgcccctggGGCATGGGGTCCttccggcttctgcccctgacctcggacgtggggtagctcctcttggctgccgcccctggGGCATGGGGTCcttccagcttctgcccctgacctcggacgtggggtagctcctcttggctgccgcccctggGGCATGGGGTCCttccggcttctgcccctgacctcagacgtggggtagctcctcttggctgccgcccctggGGCATGGGGTCCttccggcttctgcccctgacctcggacgtggggtagctcctctcggcagcGCTCTGTGCGCCGTCGCAGCCCCCCGCatgtcacgtatggatgtgagagttggactgtgaagaaagctgagcgctgaagaattgatgcttttgaactgtggtgttggagaagactcttgagagtcccttggactgcaaggagatccaaccagtccattgtgaaggagatcagccctgggatttctttggaaggagtgatgctaaagctgaaactccagtaccttggccacctcatgcgaagagttgactcattggaaaagactctgatgctgggagggattgggggcaagaggagaaagggacgacagaggatgagatggctggatggcatcactgactcgatggacgtgagtctgagtgaactccgggagttggtgatggacagggaggcctggcgtgctgtgattcatgggggccacaaagagtcggacacgactgagcaactgaactgaactgaactggggcttATTTCTAAAAGGCAGCCTGCAGAAAAATTAAAGAGGCAAAAGTAAGTCCTATACAAGAAGTGACATGTGACTCATATTTTCCCCTTTTTGCCTGTAGGTCTATCCTGATGGTGCCCATgtcaattttctctctctttttttttttccaggtaaaaaccatgttttccttttaattgaCGCTGTTGCCTCTCTTTGCTCACACTCTGGTAATGATTAGGTCCCCACCTCTCAGGAGCACTGCATCTGGACAGCCTGAGACAGAACCAGTGTGAACACGGTCCCAGAGCAGAGCTTTGGGAATAATAAGAACATCAAAAATCAGCCTTTCTTTTCACTTACAAAGGGATTCACTCAGAGGGTCCAAAGCTCTGCTTTCTAACCACAGAAAACCTGGAGCTCAAGGCAAAACTGGAAACCAGAAGGAACCGGAAATGAAGCATAGCGCCTCCtcaaattctccaggcctgatCATCTCATCTCTGCTTACAAGGAATGGCCCCACCCCAGCATTTGTAAGGGAAAAcgttttgtttctatttcacttTCCAACTGGGTATAAAATCTACTAAAAGGAACACAAAAGAATCAAAACAAATCAGCTCACTCACAAGAGTCCCCCCCAGATACAGATTTCTGGTTGCTGAGATGATTCAGCACGTTATTTCCAAGTGGCAAAATTCAGGACAATCTGTGAACTCAAAAGTGGCAGCTACGTTCACCGACAGGTTCGTGtgagacacacatatacacaacccCATTTTTCACTGTAAATACGGCAAGGGGCCAAGACCCCCGATCAGCACAATAACTTATTTTGTACATTACAGTGCACAGAACAACGGAGGGAAAAGACACTTTCTTGGAGAGGTTCGTCTGGGCTCTGAAGGCGGCTGGAGCCCAGGGCCCCGGCCGTCATTAGCTCTACACCGCCGCCTCTTTGGTTGCGCTGGCCTCGGAGGCAGCTTCCTGTAAGGGGTCTGCtggctgctcctcctcctcctcctgggggtACAGGTCTGGGTACTTCTGCATGCACTCCTGCATGGCCCAGAACTGGTTCACACAGTCCGACCCCTTGACATCCTCCTTGCTGTAGTGGAAGCAGGAAAAGGCCGCCTTAAACTGTTCCCCGCACGGGCCACTGGCCATCCTCCCAAGGCACGGGCAGTTCCAGTTGATGTCTCCGTTTGGCAGGATCAGTCCATGCTCCTCGTATGGATCATTGGGGTCATCGGCCACCAGCTCTGTGTTGCTTGGAGTCTCATGGTCTTCTTTGGTCACAAATATGATTCGATCCTTCCCTTCCTGCCGGCAGTAGGCCATGATGCAGCCCGGCTCTCCGACCTCGCAGCGATCGCAGCGGCAGCCTCATGCTGTGACCTCTCCGCGCAGGGGAGGGCGGCTCGGAGGCCCGCGCGGACCCGCCCCCCAGGCCTGCCCTCTGAGCGCCTACCTCGGCGCTTCCAGTTCGGCGCTCCCAATTTTCTCTTTAGGGCAGTAGACAGAGCAGGTAACACCATGTGTTCTAGACTCAAACAGACCAAGTTTGCATCTCAGTGTGGCCACTTATTAGTTCCATGACCCTGTGTAAGTTAATCTTGTCTGTAAAATATGAATAATGATCAAATAGAGTCGATTTGTTGTGATATGTACTGTTGTCTTCTATGGTGTACAGTATGCTTTttcctggggctttcctggtggcttagagggtaaagcatctgcctgcagtgcaggagacctggatttgatccctgggtcaggaagatagaaTCGGGTTCAGAGGGGTTTATTGTATTGAGGCTGTGTGATGCTGGTCAAGTTTCCTCAGCTAGCAGAAAATCATTCTCAACTATTAGTGGTCTAGTGAAGAAAAGCCTAATCCCATTTCCTGTCTTCAAACCTTGTCCGCACTTAATGAGTATTTAAGAATTATCTGTGTAAATTCCCAAATACACATGACCATTTTGCAACCCCAGTTTCTGATCCCTGAGGAGACACAGTGGTCAGGAATCTTTTGGTTTTCAGTTGCTGAAATCCAGCTGAACTAGTTTAAACATCAAAATGCATCTAGTTTCAGAAAAACCTGGACTGGATATGAATATGATATTGTCAttcatctgtctttctctgacttttggCTCTATTTTCCTTCATGTTGACTTCTTCCTAAGGCAGTCTCTCCATTCTTGGCAGAAAGACACTCCCGGCAGCTCCGATGTTGCCTCTTGccagttttgctgttgttgttgtttagtcactaagtcatgtctgactcttttcgaccagatggactgcagcacaccaggctcccctctccttcactgtctcctggagtttgcttagattcacgtccattgagtcagtgatgctatctaaccatcttatcctctgccaccctcttcttctgccttcaatctttcccagcatcagggtctt from Bubalus kerabau isolate K-KA32 ecotype Philippines breed swamp buffalo chromosome 22, PCC_UOA_SB_1v2, whole genome shotgun sequence includes these protein-coding regions:
- the LGI1 gene encoding leucine-rich glioma-inactivated protein 1 isoform X1; the protein is MESERSQRMGNACIPLKRIAYCLCLLSALLLTEGKKPAKPKCPAVCTCTKDNALCENARSIPRTVPPDVISLSFVRSGFTEISEGSFLFTPSLQLLLFTSNSFDVISDDAFIGLPHLEYLFIENNNIKSISRHTFRGLKSLIHLSLANNNLQTLPKDIFKGLDSLTNVDLRGNSFNCDCKLKWLVEWLSHTNATVEDIYCEGPPEYKKRKINSLSSKDFDCIITEFAKSQDLPYQSLSIDTFSYMNDEYVVIAQPFTGKCIFLEWDHVEKTFRNYDNITGTSTVVCKPIVIETQLYVIVAQLFGGSHIYKRDSFANKFIKIQDIEILKIRKPNDIETFKIENNWYFVVADSSKAGFTTIYKWNGNGFYSHQSLHAWYRDTDVEYLEIARTPQTLRTPHLILSSSSQRPVIYQWNKAIQLFTNQTDIPNMEDVYAVKHFSVKGDVYICLTRFIGDSKVMKWGGSSFQDIQRMPSRGSMVFQPLQINNYQYAILGSDYSFTQVYNWDAEKAKFVKFQELNVQAPRSFTHVSINKRNFLFASSFKGNTQIYKHVIVDLSA
- the LOC129636702 gene encoding mitochondrial intermembrane space import and assembly protein 40-like, which produces MAYCRQEGKDRIIFVTKEDHETPSNTELVADDPNDPYEEHGLILPNGDINWNCPCLGRMASGPCGEQFKAAFSCFHYSKEDVKGSDCVNQFWAMQECMQKYPDLYPQEEEEEQPADPLQEAASEASATKEAAV